Proteins from a single region of Trichoderma asperellum chromosome 3, complete sequence:
- a CDS encoding uncharacterized protein (EggNog:ENOG41~antiSMASH:Cluster_3.1~SMCOG1000:ABC transporter ATP-binding protein~TransMembrane:16 (o36-55i67-92o98-118i130-149o155-173i270-291o311-334i384-403o409-428i488-513o525-550i894-914o926-947i1000-1021o1027-1047i1111-1131o)) produces the protein MLNAMSVSVCANDDAFGPVVKGCRGNFDFTITFEKTMLSILPSACFAILAAIRLVNLSRQPHMTANILLRNVKVILFSGFSATQIAVLVVLAKHPETAAYSLSLGAAIITLLASILGIEHSRSLKPSILLESYLFSTLLFDIVQARTIWLSHHRTLSIVFTLAVAIKTVNFFLEAIPKSKLKGNQEPKHSPEVTSGIFGIGVFSWLNSLLFRGYRGTISTDDLYPLDASMKARQLHNKLTSIGQLEAATDQQSLELIPLKSICWAMLGPFLYPILPRLLLLALKLCQPFFIDSMLEFLGTPEDLRNKNHGYGLIIASLLIYAGIAISSGVYQYYNQRFVYMLRSTLHTAIFRKTTEISLGAGKADTAITLMSTDLDRVVAGFRVIHEMWAITSQVAIGCFLLQRQVGVAFVSPIVVIAVCCVLTTALGKPIDKRLGSWMTEIEKRVSATATAVAKMKSYKISGLAEVMGSIIQSLREREIRTGLRFRWLVICTIALGAVPSAFSPLITFAFTADSRLSVSGIFTSYSYIILITLPFTIIFNNIPMVIAAFTCIGRIRSFLISDPRVDFRSWVSEPGIEESADRSHEEKQSSLAFKIEDGTFGWAVDKSVLTNMSCEVPLKALTIVIGPIASGKSTLCKVLLGETPVHSGKVSVFLPRRSRIGYCQQEPFLYNETLKHNIIGRSNFSQKKFDEIIAATLLDVDILTLERGSDTMMGSSGSTLSGGQKQRVAIARALYSEAETLIFDDVLSGLDTSTASIIFQRVFGSDGFVRRNGITAVLCTHSVGHLPAADHVIVLGDNGTKVEQGPFERLIESNEYVQKLGIKMTVTTVQETSASEKSASKSSSLEPSLPEDSVTVSPSSDTGSPDNSARGSGDWAVYKHWFKSMRPFSAMSLAIWAIIHGFSSNFGVIWLNYWSQDSFGHERGFYIGIYALLQSMFLVSWILSAIEIFISMTTYAGAALHKAALNTVVTAPLRYLTTTDVGVITNHFSQDLTLIDGDLLFAFFSVALTATEAFGMVIVIATAAPYLAIVFPFLFATLYIVQRFYLKTSRQMRLLDLEAKSPLYTHFLDTTKGIATVRAFRWTTYDIDHNDNLLDKSQQPAYLLAMIQQWLRVAMQLIVAGLALLLVSLATQLGSNVGLAGTSLVSLLSFGSSLSELVQNYTDLETCIGAVSRLRTFSATVTPEDRVTDDLEPPPSWPTSGAVELKHVSASYVSRVASSVSPPVSSQPPVDLVLHDLSLSIPARQKIAVCGRTGSGKSTLMLLLLRLLDPLNNPSGILTIDHVPLSQIKRGMLRQRIIALSQEAIFLPDGNTIKMNIDPRSEATEAACLSVLEVVGLAKFVNSRAGLDACMKADDLSMGERQLFCLGRAILRKRIKGSNARQGKDGGVLLLDEVSSSIDHDTDRRLQEIIKAEFENYTVIAVSHRLQTVVDYSDRVIVLDGGRLVESGTPQALIETPGSYFGELWKNDSVKSSADTIETNSATGTIE, from the exons ATGCTCAACGCCATGAGTGTTTCTGTCTGCGCAAATGACGACGCCTTTGGGCCAGTCGTCAAGGGCTGTAGAGGCAACTTTGATTTTACCATCACCTTTGAAAAAACCATGCTGTCCATCTTGCCCAGCGCCTGCTTTGCGATACTCGCTGCGATTCGTCTAGTCAATCTGTCGCGACAACCACACATGACAGCCAACATCTTACTCCGCAACGTTAAAGTC ATCCTGTTTTCTGGCTTTTCCGCCACTCAGATCGCAGTCCTAGTAGTTCTAGCCAAGCATCCCGAAACTGCTGCCTATTCCCTCTCGCTAGGAGcagccatcatcaccttGCTAGCTTCAATACTTGGCATCGAACATTCTCGATCCCTGAAACCCTCTATTCTTTTAGAGTCCTATCTATTTTCCACACTGCTCTTTGACATCGTACAAGCCCGTACAATCTGGCTCTCGCACCACAGAACTCTTTCCATTGTCTTCACGCTCGCCGTCGCCATTAAAACCGTCAACTTTTTCTTGGAGGCCATCCCAAAGTCAAAATTGAAGGGCAACCAGGAACCCAAACACAGTCCAGAAGTCACGAGTGGAATTTTCGGCATTGGTGTCTTCTCATGGCTCAACTCGCTGCTTTTCCGTGGGTATCGCGGGACAATCTCAACTGACGACTTGTATCCCCTCGATGCCAGCATGAAAGCAAGACAACTTCACAACAAGCTCACGTCTATCGGCCAGCTTGAAGCTGCAACTGATCAACAAAGCTTGGAATTGATCCCCCTAAAGAGCATATGCTGGGCAATGCTTGGCCCCTTTCTGTACCCGATTCTACCCCGCCTGCTTCTACTCGCTTTGAAGCTCTGCCAGCCATTCTTTATTGACAGCATGCTGGAATTTTTGGGGACGCCAGAGGATTTGCGCAATAAAAATCACGGATACGGCCTCATTATAGCTTCTCTGCTCATCTACGCCGGCATTGCAATCTCCTCCGGAGTGTACCAGTACTACAACCAAAGATTTGTCTACATGCTTCGCTCCACTCTCCACACTGCTATTTTTCGAAAGACCACCGAAATTAGCCTGGGCGCTGGCAAAGCGGATACAGCCATCACCCTCATGAGCACTGACCTTGATCGTGTCGTAGCTGGCTTTCGAGTAATCCATGAAATGTGGGCAATAACTTCGCAGGTAGCCATTGGTTGCTTTCTTCTGCAGCGCCAAGTTGGAGTTGCATTTGTCTCACCTATTGTTGTTATCGCCGTCTGCTGTGTATTGACGACGGCACTGGGCAAGCCTATTGATAAGCGCCTAGGGTCTTGGATGACAGAGATTGAGAAGCGTGTCAGCGCAACTGCTACAGCAGTCGCCAAGATGAAGTCGTACAAGATTTCAGGCCTTGCAGAAGTTATGGGCTCCATTATTCAGAGCCTTCGAGAAAGGGAGATTCGTACTGGCCTACGCTTTCGTTGGCTTGTTATCTGTACCATTGCACTTGGCGCCGTGCCTTCAGCCTTCTCGCCACTCataacttttgcttttacCGCTGATTCCCGATTGAGCGTGTCGGGTATCTTCACATCCTACTCGTACATCATTCTGATCACGCTACCATTCACAATCATTTTTAACAATATTCCAATGGTAATTGCGGCTTTCACCTGTATTGGGCGCATCCGAAGCTTTCTCATTTCGGATCCAAGGGTTGATTTTCGTTCTTGGGTATCTGAACCGGGCATAGAAGAGAGTGCGGATCGCTCACACGaggaaaagcaaagcagCTTGGCCTTCAAGATTGAAGATGGAACTTTTGGATGGGCAGTCGATAAATCAGTTTTGACCAATATGAGCTGCGAAGTTCCGCTGAAGGCATTGACTATTGTCATTGGTCCCATTGCTTCAGGCAAGTCGACGTTATGCAAGGTTCTGCTGGGCGAGACTCCTGTTCATTCTGGCAAGGTCTCTGTTTTTCTGCCCCGCAGAAGCAGGATCGGCTACTGTCAACAAGAACCCTTTCTCTATAACGAAACCCTCAAACACAACATTATTGGTCGCTCCAACTTCAGTCAAAAGAAATTTGACGAAATTATTGCGGCTACGCTCCTTGACGTTGATATCCTCACCCTCGAACGTGGTAGTGACACCATGATGGGAAGCAGTGGCTCCACTTTGAGTGGAGGTCAGAAGCAGCGTGTAGCCATAGCCAGAGCGCTATACTCCGAGGCTGAGACTCTCATCTTTGATGATGTATTGAGCGGACTCGATACAAGCACGGCTTCGATAATATTCCAACGCGTCTTTGGATCCGACGGTTTCGTTAGAAGAAATGGCATTACTGCAGTGCTCTGCACCCACTCTGTGGGTCATCTGCCAGCGGCAGATCATGTTATTGTCCTTGGAGACAACGGGACAAAGGTTGAACAAGGCCCTTTCGAGCGGCTTATAGAAAGCAACGAGTACGTTCAAAAGCTTGGCATCAAGATGACTGTCACCACAGTCCAGGAAACGTCGGCCTCAGAGAAGAGCGCTTCAAAATCAAGTAGTCTAGAGCCAAGCCTTCCAGAAGATTCTGTTACCGTGTCACCAAGCTCAGATACAGGATCACCAGACAACTCAGCTCGCGGGTCTGGAGACTGGGCTGTGTACAAACATTGGTTCAAAAGCATGCGTCCGTTCTCAGCAATGTCCTTGGCTATCTGGGCCATCATTCACGGATTCAGTTCCAATTTTGGTGTCATCTGGTTGAACTACTGGTCTCAAGATTCCTTTGGTCATGAGCGAGGTTTCTACATTGGAATCTACGCATTGCTCCAGTCCATGTTCCTTGTCTCATGGATCCTTAGCGCAATTGAGatcttcatctccatgaCTACCTACGCTGGAGCTGCCTTGCACAAGGCAGCCTTGAATACCGTTGTCACAGCTCCGTTGAGGTATCTCACGACTACTGACGTTGGTGTCATTACCAATCATTTCTCCCAAGATCTAACTTTGATCGATGGCGACCTGCtatttgctttcttctctgttgCCCTTACCGCGACTGAAGCTTTTGGAATGGTGATTGTCATTGCAACTGCCGCCCCATATCTTGCCATCGTATTCCCATTTTTGTTTGCGACACTGTACATCGTGCAGCGTTTCTATCTCAAAACATCGAGGCAAATGCGGCTTCTCGACCTAGAAGCTAAAAGCCCTCTCTA CACCCATTTCCTCGACACCACAAAAGGAATTGCCACCGTCCGTGCATTTAGGTGGACCACTTACGACATTGATCATAACGATAACCTGCTTGACAAATCTCAACAACCAGCTTACTTGCTGGCCATGATTCAACAGTGGCTCCGTGTGGCCATGCAACTTATAGTTGCTGGCTTGGCTCTTCTGCTTGTCTCGTTGGCCACACAGCTTGGCTCCAATGTGGGCCTGGCAGGAACGAGCTTGGTCAGTCTGCTGTCTTttggctcttctctctccgaGCTTGTGCAAAATTACACAGACCTGGAAACCTGTATAGGGGCTGTAAGTCGTTTGAGGACGTTCTCGGCCACGGTAACGCCCGAAGACAGGGTAACCGATGACCTCGagcctcctccatcttggccaaCTAGTGGAGCCGTCGAGTTGAAGCACGTATCTGCCTCGTACGTTTCAAGGGTTGCGAGCTCCGTCTCACCGCCCGTGTCATCTCAGCCCCCTGTGGACTTGGTCTTGCATGATTTGAGCCTGAGCATTCCAGCAAGACAAAAGATCGCCGTATGTGGCCGTACTGGAAGTGGTAAATCTACTCTAATGCTACTTCTCCTGCGTCTCCTCGACCCACTCAATAATCCGTCGGGGATATTAACGATAGACCATGTTCCGCTCTCCCAGATCAAACGTGGTATGCTTCGACAGAGAATTATAGCCTTATCCCAGGAAGCCATATTCTTACCTGATGGAAATACCATCAAAATGAACATTGATCCGCGTTCCGAAGCCACAGAGGCCGCATGTCTGTCCGTCCTTGAGGTAGTTGGCCTTGCCAAGTTTGTAAATAGCCGAGCAGGGCTAGACGCTTGTATGAAGGCCGATGACCTTAGCATGGGTGAGAGGCAATTGTTCTGTCTCGGACGCGCCATCTTACGGAAAAGGATCAAGGGTTCAAATGCTAGACAAGGAAAAGATGGAGGCGTGCTCTTGTTGGATGAGGTGAGCAGTAGCATCGACCACGACACGGATCGACGCCTACAAGAGATTATCAAGGCTGAGTTCGAGAACTACACCGTAATTGCAGTGTCACATCGCCTGCAAACGGTTGTGGACTACTCTGATCGTGTGATTGTCCTAGATGGGGGTAGGCTAGTTGAGTCGGGTACTCCACAAGCGTTGATTGAGACTCCAGGATCGTATTTCGGGGAGCTATGGAAGAATGACAGTGTCAAATCTTCCGCAGATACCATTGAGACAAACTCAGCCACAGGAACGATAGAGTAA